In a single window of the Elaeis guineensis isolate ETL-2024a chromosome 6, EG11, whole genome shotgun sequence genome:
- the LOC105046984 gene encoding protein THYLAKOID FORMATION1, chloroplastic — protein sequence MAAISSVSFASLRQASSERRPTPSAFGSFATSAFRGPRFRPPKLRSRKVVQCVAATTDVPPTVSETKSNFLKSYRRPIPSIYNSVLQELLVQHHLMRYKRTYQYDPVFALGFVTVFEQLMEGYPSNDDRDAIFRAYIQALKEDPEQYRCDAQKLEEWAQAQNANSLVDFSSREGEVEDILKNISERAQGKGNFSYSRFFAIGLFRLLELANATEPTILEKLCGALNINKRSVDRDLDVYRNLLSKLVQAKELLKEYVDREKKKREERVESQKANEAITKCMGDSHFARR from the exons ATGGCAGCAATCTCTTCCGTCTCCTTCGCCTCGCTGCGGCAAGCCTCTTCGGAGAGGAGACCGACGCCCTCCGCCTTTGGATCCTTCGCCACTTCGGCTTTCAGAGGCCCTCGATTCAGACCCCCTAAGCTGCGCTCTCGAAAGGTGGTCCAGTGCGTGGCGGCCACCACCG ATGTGCCGCCCACTGTATCAGAAACAAAGTCAAATTTTCTCAAGTCATACAGGCGGCCTATTCCGAGCATATACAATTCTGTATTGCAAGAACTCCTTGTGCAGCATCATCTGATGAGATACAAAAGAACTTATCAGTATGATCCTGTTTTTGCACTTGGCTTTGTCACTGTATTTGAGCAGCTGATGGAAGGATATCCTAGCAATGATGATCGAGATGCCATCTTTAGAGCATATATCCAGGCCTTAAAAGAGGATCCTGAACAGTACAG ATGTGATGCACAAAAGCTGGAAGAGTGGGCTCAAGCTCAAAATGCTAATTCATTAGTAGATTTTTCTTCGAGAGAAGGTGAGGTCgaagatattttgaaaaatatttctgAACGGGCTCAGGGTAAGGGAAATTTTAGCTATAGTCGATTCTTTGCCATTGGACTATTTCGTCTGCTTGAGCTGGCAAATGCAACAGAACCAACAATCTTAGAAAAG CTTTGTGGTGCCCTAAACATAAACAAACGAAGTGTGGATAGGGACCTCGATGTATACCGCAATCTTCTTTCAAAATTGGTCCAGGCCAAGGAACTTCTGAAGGAGTATGTcgatag agaaaagaagaaaagggaggaGAGAGTAGAATCTCAGAAGGCTAATGAGGCTATTACTAAATGCATGGGAGATTCTCATTTCGCAAGACGATAA
- the LOC105046983 gene encoding LOW QUALITY PROTEIN: diacylglycerol kinase 1 (The sequence of the model RefSeq protein was modified relative to this genomic sequence to represent the inferred CDS: inserted 1 base in 1 codon): protein MDHCSSGTNELLKEFYIPEYILLPELPVEHISYTPSCPVIVFINPKSGGQLGGDLIVTYRELLNKVQVFDLSEEAPDKVLHKLYHNLEKLKSEGDNLAAEIQRRLRLIVAGGDGTANWLLGVVCDLKLDHPPPIATMPLGTGNNLPFSFGWGKKNPGTDNQSVKSFLGQVMKAREMKVDSWHIIMRMRAPKEGACDPIAPLELPHSLHAFRRVSDTDSLNMEGYQTYRGGFWNYFSMGMDAQVSYAFHSERKLHPEKFKNQLVNQSTYIKIGCTQGWFCASLCHRTSRNIARLANVKIMKKHGKWEMLHIPHSIRSIVCLNLPSFSGGLNPWGTPSTKKRRDRDLTSPYVDDGLLEVVGFKNAWHGLVLLSAKGHGTRLAQAHRXRFEFHKGAPDHTFMRIDGEPWKQPLPENGDKVMVEISHLGQVKMLATENCIAKCICDSLGPSSVIHDDKDLSDEDSDRSEEREMFGAADAFRYPDNIDCISLAR, encoded by the exons ATGGATCATTGCAGTTCGGGGACCAATGAGCTGCTGAAGGAGTTTTATATTCCTGAATACATATTACTACCAGAGTTACCAGTAGAGCATATTTCGTATACACCCAGTTGTCCTGTGATAGTTTTTATCAACCCCAAAAGTGGTGGCCAACTTGGAGGTGATTTGATTGTAACATATCGTGAACTTCTCAACAAAGTACAG GTTTTTGATTTGAGCGAGGAAGCACCAGACAAGGTGTTGCACAAGCTTTATCACAATTTGGAAAAGCTCAAGTCTGAAGGAGATAACCTTGCTGCTGAAATTCAGAGGAGATTGAGACTGATA GTTGCAGGTGGTGATGGTACAGCAAATTGGTTGCTTGGAGTTGTTTGCGATCTCAAACTGGATCACCCACCTCCTATTGCTACAATGCCTTTAGGAACTGGAAACAATCTTCCATTTTCATTTGGTTGG GGTAAAAAGAATCCTGGCACTGACAATCAGTCTGTGAAATCATTCCTAGGGCAAGTGATgaaagcaagagaaatgaaagttGACAG CTGgcatatcatcatgagaatgCGAGCTCCCAAGGAGGGTGCTTGTGATCCAATTGCTCCTCTGGAATTGCCACATTCACTGCATGCTTTTCGTCGTGTTTCAGATACAGATTCTCTTAATATG GAAGGTTATCAGACATATCGTGGAGGATTTTGGAACTACTTCAGTATGG GGATGGATGCCCAAGTCTCATATGCATTTCATTCTGAGCGCAAGTTGCATCCAGAAAAATTCAAGAATCAGTTGGTTAATCAG AGTACCTATATCAAGATTGGATGTACACAAGGATGGTTTTGTGCCTCTCTTTGTCATCGTACTTCAAG GAACATAGCTCGGCTTGCAAATGTGAAGATCATGAAAAAACATGGCAAATGGGAAATGCTCCATATTCCTCACAG CATTAGGTCGATTGTTTGTCTTAACTTGCCTAGCTTTTCTGGAGGTCTGAATCCCTGGGGAACTCCGAGTACGAAGAAGCGGAGAGAT AGGGACTTGACTTCACCATATGTTGATGATGGCCTTCTTGAGGTTGTGGGTTTTAAAAATGCATGGCATGGACTTGTTTTGCTCTCTGCAAAAGGACATGGGACTCGTCTTGCTCAG GCACATC ATCGATTTGAGTTCCACAAGGGTGCACCTGACCATACATTCATGAGAATCGATGGAGAACCTTGGAAGCAGCCTCTTCCGGAGAATGGGGACAAGGTCATGGTGGAAATCTCCCATCTTGGACAAGTCAAGATGCTTGCAACTGAAAACTGCATAGCTAAATGTATCTGTGATTCCTTAGGACCCTCATCAGTTATTCATGATGATAAAGACCTAAGCGATGAAGATTCAGACAGGTCCGAGGAGAGAGAAATGTTTGGTGCGGCAGATGCATTCAGATATCCAGACAACATTGACTGTATTTCTCTCGCCCGTTGA